GCTCCCACCTCCAACACGTCTATCGTCCGTGGATGTGAAAATGAAATCACCACAAGGGGTGGAGtcacatatatattcacaGTCATCGACATCACTTCAGGAGGTGGAACTATCCTTTGAAAACCCACGGCCCCCGGTTGTGGAACCTGAGGCACTAACGGAGGAAGACAAGCAGGTATTGGAACTATTAAACAACGTCCGTGACCTGCGTCTGGAAACGGAGAAACTGGTTGTTGAATTACTCCACTCAACTGACGAATGGGGATGTTGGTGTAGTCGGAAAGGGAGTCTTTTTCGTGACTTATTTGTCCTTCCTGACGCGAGGACCGTTGCTGAGGTGAGTAAACGAGCCATGCGTACACGAGCGACTCATGACACAACGGCAGAGGAACATCCAATCGATGTGAGAGACAACTTAATTGCTGCAAGGCCACTTAGTCAAGAAAAATTTGCTCCTAGAATTCCGCCGCCACCTCCTATTGATGTTCTGCTAAAGTGTGTGGTCGATGGGGAGCAGCAACACGTTGCCGAAACAGAAGAGGACGCCTACGGTGAGTGGGAGAACGACCCGGAAGTTGAGTGCGCCTCATCCCCTAGTGTTCTTCCAGATCATTTGGATGAGGCAAACACGAATTTATTGAGAAGTGCAGCAACGCGACAACCCCATTTACCTGATTCACAGcactcaccatcatcatcatctgatACCAGTGGCGGCGGAACTGACAGTAGTGATTACTCCTgtgctgaggaagaggcCGATGGTGATGAAAAGAGTGAAGAAAACTCGTCGTGGTCGTATGATTCATCGCTTTCCTCAGCCAAAGCCCCGCCGCCACCCCCATCCcatgaggatgaagagaaGCGGCGTACAGAAGAAGTtttacaaaaagaaacgatgACTCAAGAAATTGAAGGGCCGAGGCCTCCCAACGAGTCTGTACTTCTTTCCGACACTATGGACCCTTCACCCACTCCCATTCATCCTGTATTTCATGCCGAAGCCACGGGCAAAAGGACTggaccaaaacaaaaaaaagaggacaaacatgaaaagaagaagaaaggagtgaAGGGATTCTTTTCACGTTTGATGTGTTGTGGAGGTGGAAGCACATCAGTGGCAGATGGAAAGGGGAGcaccacacaaaaaaaataacgggACCCCCCACtcccataaaaaaaaaaggaatgacatctcaaaaataagggagagtggaaggaagtgaaagtggaaatagtagtggaaatggaagggggaaaatgcaGGAAAAGTTGCGTGCAGGAGCAAACTTGTCAGTGATCCACTTGATAAGTCCTTCCAGCGTGTATTTTATGTttaattttgcttttatGTCAAGTCAAGGCTTTTGAAAATTTGGCTCACGGATCCATAGAAGGTGTGAGAGAAACGAAATAAAGTTTTTTAGTCAtatattttgtgtttgttacaCAATAAAACCATAGACGaattctctgttttttttattttcgtttttgccGCCGTGATTGACCCGTAGTTTTGTCGACTGTAATGGCCACACGTAGAcgttgagttttttttttttgcagcatATGAGTTTTACGTACGGTTTATTGATTTATTGAGGTGTTTTAAAAGACCTTACTGTGTTATTCAGtaatatttttcattttttccctctgGTTCATTTGTtggatttgttttttttgttgtttgtttatctcctctttctttattctGCCGATCGAATGAACATCTAAAAAAATTATCagacttctctttttttcttcttcttctttattatcttaagttaaaaaggaaaatccGTCGCTACCGTGAGGGTGATGGAGCCGGTTCGAATTCGTTGCGGTCATGCAagggttttttttccgaTTAAACCGATGAGACGATAAAAGATGTGTGGGagtaaaaagaagatgcaaatgtttttttttttttttttggcagATGTACGAATTTGTGCACATGTGGATtaaattcatttttttttaaaatctaaaatatacgtatatatatatatatatatttatttatttatttatatgcgagtgtgtgtgtgtgtgttattgtttgtttgtttgttcgttgaGGGTCGTAATGACGGCAGCGGTGATGTTGCTTACGTTACTCTGTTTTGTTTgacttaattttttttttttcaattacCCTTTCTCTTTACTCCCTACTCCTttttcccttatttccttttttcccccttcttttttttaaaaataaaataaccgACATGTCGTTTCCACAAGGAGAAAGATTGAACTTCTGCTGAGCATCTCTGCACACATTAGGCAAGGAGAAAAAGTTGTGGgaacgaaacaacaacaaaacaaaaaagaaaagggaggattGCCAAATCAGTCGTCATCATTAATCAACGATACAAGCAGAGGAAGgtagagaaaaaggagaaagaaaagaaaagcaccagAAACTGCTAAAAGGATCCAAagaacgacaaaaaaaaacagcaaagtcAAGTAGGCAAGTACCGTGAATAGCAACATTACATCACATCACAACAGGTCAGTCAGTCAGTCggcattttttccccctctcctgtgtgtatccttttttttttgtcgtagCCCACTGAAAGGAGAACCGAAATAAACGGACGGGTGCGTGCATCGAAACGGAGCGGAGTCAACGAAGAAAGTGAATCTGAAAGCGAAAGTGCCCTGGAAGTACATACGATTTAACAAGTGGCTTTAGGCAAAAGGAATTCTTCAATTCAACAGGCaaggagagaagaaaggaacagcaaacgaaaacaactaAACGGAAAGATAAGGGAAGTGAACAATACCCGCATTTCCTACcaccccccaaaaaaaaataataaaagaaatctTCGTTGTTGAATTGTTTGTTAGTTGGTTGCGCTCTATTTCGCCTTGAGTAACTGCCGAGAAGAATgagcttattttcttttacgcCAACTGGAGGTTCCAACATGCCACGCACCACATCCACGGAGGAAAACACCACGTCGGATTGTCAGACAAGTTTGAATCATCCGCCTCCCAAAATGACCTTTACGGATATGCTAAACACCAAAATCCAAAACAGCAATAAACACAGCTCAGAAGataaaaacagcaactgcagcacaGTTGATGAGGTGTTGGATTGTTGCGATTACGGTTATGGATGTGTTCATGGAAATGCACTGGTGGAAGAGGGCGCGGAAGAGATGCGACGCCGCTACTTTTTGGAAATGCAGCGCAACCTCCTTGATGATGTGGATACGGACAATGAGGAACAAATAGACAGCAAGATCGTTAGCACTTGCCGAAGCACCACATCTGTCAGTGCACGTGATTCCTCAGAAGTTCTCGGCCCCATACCTTTACCACATGACGGAGGAGATGTGTTGTCTTTCAACCCATTTGCCTCCAGTGTTACCTATAGCCCCTTGTCCGATGAAAACGGTTGCGTGGAAAATTTATCTCCGAACCCCAGCAGCCGCACTCCACTGAGCAGCTCAACATCCGGGGCGCAGCTTCCCAATGGAAGTTTTTCCTCTATCTCTCCCTCGCTCTCCACTCATCCGACTGGGCGATTAGCCACGCGAAAAAATGTATACGTGAGTGAACTTCCGACCCATTGGAATACGGAGAAACTCCGCAGCGTCTGCGCCACCTTCGGTAATATTGTCAGTGCTAAAGTTATGCACGACAGCAACACAAATGAGTCGCGGGGTTATGGCTTCGTCATGTTTGAGACGGATGAACAGGCAGCTCTATGTGTGCGCACACTGAACAGTTGCAAAGTGGATGGACGGATGTTGTCATGCCGCTTCGCTCACGAGAAAGCCATGCCGTCGTTTGCCCACTCTGATCGTATCCCATGGCAGGAATTCGGTCGCTCCCCCAATTCCACAACACCGTCCCTCTCAAAAGACAAACTGACGGATGTAAAAACCCAACCCGACCAACAGCAGGGAGGTAACTCACTTCCCAATATGGAGTTACTGAAAGGCGCCCATGTTGCATGTTTCGGAGACCGCAGTCGCCCAATGGTGCAACGGAGCCACAACATATTCATTCAAGGTCTGCCACTGCAGTGGAACACGGATAAATTACGCAGCCTTTGCGGCACTTTTGGAAAAGTAGAGCTGGCTAAAGTTGTTCGGGATGCCACGACAAGCCTATCGTGCGGCCATGGTTTTGTTCTGTTTGAGCGAGAGGAGGCTGCAGCTCTTTGCGTTGAGCGTTTAAATGGTGCGACCGTTGAGGGTCGGACACTTACATGCCGTTTCGCGAGAGATAAACGAGGTCCGGGAGTTGCAACTGGAGCGGCGCCTTCACCACCTGTACGGCCGTCTGGAAATGACTTTTTGAAAAACACAGCACCGTTACTTGTCCGAATGGTAGACGCACAGGAAAGTCCATCAATGTTACTTCAGTCGGCAGTTGGCTCTAACAAGTGGTCAACCGTTACAGTTCCACAAAATTGTCACACGGCTGTTTATTCGCAATCACCGTTACTTGTTGCGGGCGGTGTCTCACCATTACTCGGCCTCTCACCTGTTGTATCTCCTATGGTACCATCTGGCGTCATGACAGAAATGACGGAACCACCGCATGGCATGCAAAGTTTTGGGTGTAATATTGCGGGATTGCAATGCCTTATTGCCGTACCGTATCATCAAACTCGAATTGTATCGGGTTTTAGCAACGGCGACGGCGGGACATTTGCTGCACTTACGTAAAGCCACCGTTCCTTTTGAttccttttattatattatatttcgttttgtttttgtttttcacatCAGTGCCTTTGCTTACTATCTTCGGTATTTTCCTCTCAGCtccgcctctttttttctttttttcctttttttccccgtttctgtttctgtttcggctctttcttttatgtttaaaaaaaaaaagaccattTGCTCTTAATAATGAcaattgttgttattatttgtcTTTATTTCCGTTGTATCGCCTTTTGTATTCCTGTGTTTATGACAACCGAAACCGTTTCAGCGGAAGGGtgagataaaaaaaaagggaggggaaatatgcGGGATCCCTCAatagaaaacagaaaaaaggaaaggaaaggaaaggaagcagaTAAGAATGTGGAAGATTaaggaaggaggggggggagaTATAATGGAGGTGTGGGGGAACAAATGGAAGggttttctttacttttaaaaaacaaaagaaaagaaaacaaaaaaagatggaaaagggacaaaaaaagaaaaaaagaaatactgctcgagaggaagaggagaagaactaacacacacacacacacacacatacatatatacatacatacatatatatatatatatagattacacggaaaaaaaaagaagaaaggagcgGCATATTTGGTTTTTATCAATCAGTTGCCGTGTGCTGTGGATTAATAAGCGGGTGCGATCGCGTGTgtcggaaaaaaaatgacaatgCATTAGTCCTTCCGTTgcaatatataaatatgtatatatgtatatatgtatatgtgtatatttatgtatatatatacatatttatttggatgttttacatatttgtatgttccgcttatataaataaatatatatatatacacatatttaattattttattttattgtttgttCATTGACTTACCTGCGCGCACATGTCCCCGAGTGTCCGTTTGCCTGTCTCCATTTACATGTGTACTTTTATGtgtttaaatatatatatatatatatatatatatatatatatgtatatttgtgtgtatgtgtatgtgtatgtgtgtgtgtgtgtgtatggcttcccttctttcttttattattgttattgtcaaATGTGCAATCTGGTACCTATCTTCTTCCTGTTTTTATTCCCCGATGGgttgccgttgttttcttttttctttttcttttttttactccacttgacattattttatttattattttatgtcctgctcctttttttgtttgttttcctcttatttctcctccatcccttcttttttttattttactgcattttcttttctaatttattttattatattAAAAATACTTTCGCCATGTCCCTCTATTTCGTATATTACCCGACTCTTTCTTTCATGTGGTTGTATCGCAATATATATTGCTATTGCTATTACTATTCCTCctactattgttattgttatcttttattattttcaaaaaaagaatttttcTGTTCAATTTCTAGTTTATGTatcactttttatttgtttgtttatcgcCTTTGCGttaaataataaattttatgaaaacaaagaagaaagggaaacaatCCGAAACAAAGTCTCGTTCCACACattttgattcttttttttaattgttccttctttttttttttttagatctTCCTGTTTCAAacccttcattttcctttttgttttatttttattctcaCTTCTTTACTGcaacttttatttatttattttgtcctcatttttttttttatttccccccctcttcctcactaATTTCTTCTCACCACAAAATACACGTCAGTAATCGTTGTGTTTGAAATCATATacttaaaatatatatatatatatatatttttttttctctccataTATTTCTCCTTcattcaacttttttttgtccgcTTACCTTTtttatcccttcctttcttctttaaaaaaaataataattaattattttaatttaAATAACTTTTTAAAGGGGTAGAAACCTTCGCAgtggtccttttttttgtttttaatttttatttctttccaccTGAATTgtctattttcctttttgagtttaacgtttattattatcattattatttccttctgtttttcattgttattattttttttaatttttatttacttcgtaacaaaataaataaaaatcagagaggaaaaaaaggaagtcctccctctttcttttcttttcttttttttcccccctcttcccccTTCAACTCATCACTCTGCTTTCTCTTCAACAACCACATAAgtagaaattttttttaaaataaaaagctgAAGGATCAAAGTTTATATATTCCTTtcggttttatttttcctatttttccAATTTGTATTGATTATTAAATTCTTaaattattactgttattatttgttgttattattattattttatttgttatttctccTTATTTATTGTgttattttaaaattttcttcataatttttgtgtttttcatattccttccttccttccattctttctttctttctttaataCCTTTATTTGTAatcatattattatattattattattttgatcAACTCCATTATTTGTTTACTGCGGCTACCACACTTTCTGCTAAAAGTTTAttacaataatagtaataaatgttgttatttttatttgttgttgtgatttTACGTCTCTTGGTTCAAGAGGagcttaaattttttttgtcgcatGATTGTGAACAAATATATGCAATtgatataaataaatatatatttttttacatgtatgtatttatatatgcattTCCTGATGTGCTTATATCATTTATTCTATTGTCATGATTTCATCACTATTAAAATTGTGTGCCTGtgcctttctctctctctgtctgTCTGTGTGTTATGGTTATGGTTAGGGGGAGgcacctttctttctttcttatctttttttttttaacctccccctttttaaaattaattaattaattaattaatttttatttagtTATTTATatgtctttttcttctcttccaccacctgctcctcctcctctattttttttaataaaaatatatatatttactatctttttttattaattgtTATTCTTCcattaaatatataaataaatatttatgtatctcttttttatgtattaaattttctttacttccatTTTCGTTCCAGTCAGTTAAACTTGTTCCCGTTTATTTAACTaaatcccccccccccacaaaaaaaaaagaaaaagagggaatatACAACATTAATATATAAATG
This portion of the Trypanosoma brucei brucei TREU927 chromosome 7, complete sequence genome encodes:
- a CDS encoding RNA-binding protein, putative (similar to SP:O64380: Polyadenylate-binding protein 3 (Poly(A)-binding protein 3) (PABP 3). {Arabidopsis thaliana}), which codes for MSLFSFTPTGGSNMPRTTSTEENTTSDCQTSLNHPPPKMTFTDMLNTKIQNSNKHSSEDKNSNCSTVDEVLDCCDYGYGCVHGNALVEEGAEEMRRRYFLEMQRNLLDDVDTDNEEQIDSKIVSTCRSTTSVSARDSSEVLGPIPLPHDGGDVLSFNPFASSVTYSPLSDENGCVENLSPNPSSRTPLSSSTSGAQLPNGSFSSISPSLSTHPTGRLATRKNVYVSELPTHWNTEKLRSVCATFGNIVSAKVMHDSNTNESRGYGFVMFETDEQAALCVRTLNSCKVDGRMLSCRFAHEKAMPSFAHSDRIPWQEFGRSPNSTTPSLSKDKLTDVKTQPDQQQGGNSLPNMELLKGAHVACFGDRSRPMVQRSHNIFIQGLPLQWNTDKLRSLCGTFGKVELAKVVRDATTSLSCGHGFVLFEREEAAALCVERLNGATVEGRTLTCRFARDKRGPGVATGAAPSPPVRPSGNDFLKNTAPLLVRMVDAQESPSMLLQSAVGSNKWSTVTVPQNCHTAVYSQSPLLVAGGVSPLLGLSPVVSPMVPSGVMTEMTEPPHGMQSFGCNIAGLQCLIAVPYHQTRIVSGFSNGDGGTFAALT